A portion of the Paenibacillus sp. PvR098 genome contains these proteins:
- a CDS encoding DoxX family protein yields the protein MMKFLREQVYAAGLLLVLRIYVGWMWLTSGWHKLTGEFDATGFLNNAVNKPVLDRATNELIYPNFTAFLNLIALPNAKIINFLIPLGETLVGLGLILGAFTTAAAGFGLLMNFMFLFAGTVSTNPWMILLGGIVLAAGANAGKFGVDYYLLPLLRKLFHRNNKDGRDTKAMTGMKVLTHK from the coding sequence ATGATGAAATTTTTAAGAGAACAGGTTTATGCCGCCGGCCTGCTTCTTGTTCTTCGCATCTATGTGGGTTGGATGTGGCTGACATCGGGTTGGCACAAGCTAACGGGTGAGTTTGATGCGACAGGCTTCCTGAACAACGCAGTAAACAAACCGGTTCTCGATAGAGCGACCAACGAGCTGATCTACCCTAATTTCACTGCATTTCTGAATCTTATTGCACTGCCGAATGCGAAAATCATCAACTTCTTAATCCCTCTAGGCGAAACGCTGGTCGGCCTCGGCTTGATCCTTGGCGCATTTACTACCGCAGCCGCCGGCTTCGGATTACTAATGAACTTCATGTTTCTCTTCGCTGGGACGGTAAGCACCAACCCGTGGATGATCCTGCTTGGTGGAATCGTGTTGGCCGCGGGGGCCAATGCCGGCAAATTCGGTGTCGATTACTACTTGCTGCCCCTGCTCCGCAAATTATTCCATCGAAATAACAAAGACGGACGCGACACCAAGGCTATGACCGGCATGAAAGTTCTAACCCATAAATAA
- a CDS encoding PAS domain-containing sensor histidine kinase, whose amino-acid sequence MNHKPNKPHPEVIGQNVAELQEQLDTYITDPPFRDRLKQSLKQLADVKFALDESSIVAVTDHRGTIQYVNDNFCEISKFDRDELIGQDHRIINSSFHSKEFMTDLWRTISSGQVWRGDIKNKTKDGMYYWVNTTIVPFQDDNGRPYQYLAIRNEVTQLKKVEEELKLMMGHVMQVQEDERRKFSRELHDGIGQSLFSLLIQIDRLIGDTGMQQLSGLRSSVAGIIEDVRGLAWELRPSVLDDLGVVPAIRSYIESYSNHYGIKVYFDCNLRKRLEANKETTIYRIIQEALTNLAKYAEVSEARVKFHEFDDYIEVRVEDQGIGFTRETDAKGVGLFSMEERARSVHGQITILSKPGEGTKVTLIVPK is encoded by the coding sequence TTGAATCATAAGCCAAACAAGCCCCACCCTGAGGTGATAGGCCAGAATGTTGCTGAATTACAAGAACAGCTGGACACCTATATTACCGATCCACCCTTTCGCGATCGCCTGAAGCAATCGTTAAAGCAGCTGGCAGACGTGAAATTTGCGCTCGATGAATCTTCCATCGTTGCAGTCACCGACCATCGTGGAACGATTCAATATGTGAATGATAATTTTTGTGAGATCTCGAAATTTGACCGCGATGAACTGATCGGTCAGGACCATCGGATTATCAATTCCAGCTTTCACAGCAAAGAATTCATGACCGATTTGTGGAGAACCATCTCCTCTGGACAGGTATGGCGGGGAGACATTAAGAACAAAACGAAGGACGGCATGTACTATTGGGTAAATACCACCATCGTGCCTTTCCAGGATGACAACGGGCGTCCTTATCAATATCTTGCAATTCGCAATGAAGTCACCCAGCTCAAGAAGGTAGAGGAAGAATTGAAGCTTATGATGGGTCATGTTATGCAGGTACAGGAAGACGAGCGCCGAAAATTTTCACGGGAGCTGCATGACGGGATCGGACAAAGCCTCTTTTCCCTGCTCATTCAAATTGACCGTTTAATCGGGGATACCGGTATGCAGCAGCTAAGCGGCCTGCGAAGCAGCGTAGCCGGAATTATTGAGGACGTGCGCGGATTGGCCTGGGAATTGCGCCCCTCGGTCCTGGACGATCTTGGGGTCGTTCCGGCCATTCGTTCCTATATTGAGAGCTACTCCAATCATTACGGCATCAAGGTTTATTTTGACTGCAATCTCCGCAAGCGGTTGGAGGCCAACAAAGAGACGACCATTTACCGGATCATTCAAGAGGCTTTAACCAATCTCGCAAAATACGCGGAGGTTTCGGAGGCACGGGTGAAGTTTCATGAGTTCGATGATTATATTGAAGTCCGTGTAGAAGATCAAGGAATAGGCTTTACCCGGGAAACCGATGCCAAGGGTGTGGGACTTTTCAGTATGGAAGAGAGAGCCCGCTCCGTGCATGGTCAGATTACCATCCTATCCAAGCCCGGAGAAGGAACTAAGGTCACTTTAATCGTTCCAAAATAA
- a CDS encoding sigma 54-interacting transcriptional regulator, translated as MELDASSLPSARESEWHTIVNSLFDGIWVADGEGRTVLVNKAYEKLTGIHAEDVIGKRAQELVEAGVLSQSAIPGVMETLQTVTIINKVNGKRLLVTGVPVLNDQGKLWRIVCSVRDITNLTELQQEIEQKSALIKHYETELLKFQQIDNGPIVRDPNMIRLFESAKHVAATSSTVLILGESGVGKEVLAKWIHQMSLRVKQPYMTVNCSAIPENLIESELFGYEKGAFTGAQSTGKAGLFEMAHKGTIFLDEIGELPFAMQSKLLRVLQEKEVQRIGSGKPIPVDVRVIAATNRSLEKMVAEGTFREDLYYRINVIPFTIPPLRKRKEDVPILTAHFLNEFNQMYDRDIEMSPVVLNRLMGYHWPGNVRQLKNIIERMIVLSKSKEITVDDLPDFLETTPASQQYRDTIVPLRQARMEFEKNLIIQALKKSKSIRQTAQLLELDHSTLIRKIQQQDIDHESLLGQEYSK; from the coding sequence ATGGAGTTGGACGCGTCAAGCCTTCCCTCTGCAAGAGAGAGTGAATGGCACACCATTGTGAACTCATTATTTGATGGAATTTGGGTTGCTGATGGCGAAGGCCGAACTGTGTTGGTGAATAAGGCCTATGAGAAATTAACCGGAATCCACGCAGAAGATGTTATCGGTAAACGCGCTCAGGAATTGGTTGAAGCAGGAGTGCTGTCACAATCTGCCATTCCCGGCGTCATGGAAACCTTACAAACCGTAACGATCATCAATAAAGTGAATGGAAAGCGTTTACTTGTAACGGGGGTTCCGGTATTAAATGATCAAGGGAAATTATGGAGGATCGTATGCAGTGTTCGGGATATCACGAACCTTACCGAACTCCAGCAAGAAATTGAACAGAAAAGCGCATTAATTAAACACTATGAGACGGAATTATTAAAATTTCAACAGATCGACAATGGCCCCATTGTGCGTGACCCGAATATGATCCGGTTGTTTGAATCGGCCAAGCATGTGGCAGCCACATCGTCTACGGTGCTTATTCTAGGAGAATCCGGAGTAGGCAAGGAAGTGTTGGCCAAATGGATTCACCAAATGAGTTTGCGAGTCAAACAACCCTATATGACCGTAAATTGTTCAGCGATTCCTGAAAATCTCATTGAATCGGAGCTTTTTGGGTATGAAAAAGGCGCTTTTACAGGTGCGCAATCGACAGGGAAAGCCGGATTGTTTGAAATGGCTCATAAAGGGACGATTTTTCTGGACGAAATCGGAGAGCTTCCGTTTGCCATGCAGTCAAAATTACTTAGAGTATTGCAGGAAAAAGAAGTCCAGCGCATCGGCTCCGGTAAGCCTATACCTGTGGATGTGCGGGTGATTGCCGCCACCAACCGATCCTTGGAAAAGATGGTGGCAGAAGGTACGTTTCGAGAGGATCTGTATTACCGCATTAATGTCATCCCATTTACCATACCTCCGCTCAGAAAACGCAAGGAAGATGTTCCTATATTAACGGCGCACTTTTTGAATGAATTCAATCAAATGTATGATCGGGATATCGAGATGAGTCCCGTTGTATTGAACCGTTTGATGGGATATCATTGGCCTGGTAATGTAAGGCAGTTAAAAAATATCATAGAACGCATGATCGTGTTATCCAAAAGTAAAGAAATTACGGTAGATGACTTGCCCGATTTTTTGGAAACAACCCCCGCATCGCAGCAGTATAGGGATACGATAGTTCCCCTGCGCCAAGCGAGGATGGAATTTGAAAAAAATCTCATCATACAAGCGTTGAAAAAAAGCAAGTCGATTCGTCAAACCGCGCAATTGTTGGAGTTGGATCATTCCACCTTAATTAGGAAAATTCAACAGCAGGATATCGATCATGAATCTCTATTAGGACAAGAATATTCTAAATAA
- a CDS encoding amidohydrolase family protein: MKIDIHSHYIPEAFIQKVKTDPTRFRIKVEQREGREFFVHQEGFAYPLFDSFYDVRTKIADLDAKRLELSVLSAPPTLFYYWTDVETASEVCRVYNDSVSEFVRANPGRFAGMAIVPLQDVEASVKELQRCHDELGLRAVEVGSHVEGRQFDDPSFMPFFEKAEELGMLVFFHPYYIGNKAGLEKYYLTNLLGNPIDTSVAISHIILGGLLQKCPNLKLYFAHGGGFIPYQMGRLEHGHRVRQESRVHLEQNPVQDIKKLIFDSIVFRPEMLKFLVDVQGEDQIVLGTDFPFDMGEEDPYGFVMNTAGLSDSQKRKIVGENAARLLRL; this comes from the coding sequence ATGAAAATCGATATTCATAGTCACTATATTCCGGAGGCTTTTATTCAAAAAGTGAAAACAGATCCGACGCGTTTCCGGATCAAGGTAGAACAAAGAGAGGGCAGGGAGTTCTTTGTTCATCAAGAGGGGTTTGCCTATCCTTTGTTTGACAGTTTTTATGACGTCCGCACAAAAATCGCAGACTTGGATGCCAAACGCCTGGAACTGTCGGTGCTGTCTGCACCGCCTACTTTGTTTTACTATTGGACTGACGTTGAAACCGCCTCTGAGGTGTGCCGGGTATATAATGATAGTGTTTCGGAGTTTGTCAGAGCGAATCCGGGTCGTTTTGCCGGAATGGCCATTGTACCGCTGCAGGATGTGGAGGCTTCGGTTAAAGAGCTGCAGCGCTGCCATGACGAACTGGGACTGCGGGCGGTAGAAGTCGGCTCCCACGTGGAAGGACGCCAATTCGACGATCCGTCATTTATGCCTTTTTTTGAAAAGGCGGAAGAACTGGGTATGCTGGTGTTTTTTCATCCTTATTACATCGGCAATAAAGCGGGGCTTGAAAAGTACTATCTCACCAATCTGTTGGGTAATCCGATAGACACTTCTGTGGCCATTTCCCATATTATTTTGGGAGGACTGCTGCAAAAATGTCCTAATCTTAAGCTTTATTTCGCCCACGGCGGAGGCTTTATCCCTTATCAGATGGGAAGATTGGAGCACGGCCATCGTGTGCGCCAGGAATCGCGTGTTCATCTTGAACAGAATCCCGTTCAGGACATTAAAAAATTAATCTTTGATTCCATCGTGTTCCGCCCGGAAATGCTGAAATTTTTGGTCGATGTGCAGGGTGAGGATCAGATCGTCCTTGGCACGGATTTTCCTTTTGATATGGGCGAAGAGGATCCGTATGGTTTTGTGATGAACACTGCGGGTCTCAGCGACAGTCAAAAACGTAAGATTGTAGGAGAAAATGCGGCACGTCTGCTGAGGTTGTAA